A genomic segment from Polyangium mundeleinium encodes:
- a CDS encoding tetratricopeptide repeat protein, with protein sequence MSKNQFRSACPLLEESHRLDPAVASKFVLAKCYYRMDRHARAFELLEDIQKTAKDPADVKLARDIAAGITPTIGKLTVSLPPPSMRPEGLELHLDGARLNTSEHGSAPVTKVLDLGEHIVLATAPHKVPWRQSFLVTAYDKPITIQVPPLVDEMPPPAPVPQAKTSPWVLPLATLGVLGLAAGTGVGLVGLENEPQRAGLFVPMGGSLVLGGVAMAGAFALWRATSTPTNASTTAGVPLQFVPVVGPGSTFGALRGSF encoded by the coding sequence ATGTCGAAAAACCAGTTTCGCTCGGCATGTCCCCTGCTCGAGGAGAGCCACCGGCTCGACCCCGCCGTCGCGTCGAAATTCGTGCTCGCGAAGTGTTATTACCGGATGGATCGGCACGCGCGCGCCTTCGAGCTGCTCGAAGACATCCAGAAGACGGCGAAAGACCCGGCCGACGTGAAGCTCGCGCGGGACATCGCAGCCGGCATCACGCCGACCATCGGCAAGCTGACCGTATCGCTCCCTCCGCCGAGCATGCGGCCGGAGGGGCTCGAGCTCCACCTCGACGGCGCTCGCCTGAATACGTCGGAACACGGTTCTGCGCCGGTGACGAAGGTGCTCGACCTCGGGGAGCACATCGTGCTCGCGACCGCCCCCCACAAGGTGCCCTGGCGGCAATCGTTCCTCGTGACCGCCTACGACAAGCCCATCACGATCCAGGTGCCCCCGCTCGTGGACGAAATGCCGCCGCCCGCGCCCGTCCCGCAAGCCAAGACGAGCCCCTGGGTGCTGCCGCTCGCGACGCTGGGGGTGCTCGGCCTCGCGGCGGGCACCGGCGTCGGCCTCGTGGGCCTCGAGAACGAGCCGCAGCGCGCGGGCCTGTTCGTTCCCATGGGTGGCAGCCTCGTCCTCGGCGGCGTGGCCATGGCCGGCGCATTCGCGCTCTGGCGCGCGACGTCGACCCCGACGAATGCATCCACCACGGCGGGAGTCCCCCTGCAATTCGTGCCCGTCGTGGGCCCCGGCAGCACGTTCGGCGCGCTTCGCGGGAGCTTCTGA
- a CDS encoding serine/threonine-protein kinase, translating into MDLSPRDVQPGDILADKYRVERVLGRGGMGVVVAALHLDLHEKRAIKLMLPNQLGNAVAVERFLREARATVRLRSEHITQVYDVGRLESGAPYIVMELLRGLDLAQLLRKTGPLPTDLAALYVFQACKALAEAHGAGIVHRDIKPSNLFLTTRPDGSPCIKVVDFGISKQLPIPGVEAADVTRDNDIMGSLLYMSPEQMRSAKNVDGRTDVWALGAVLYKLVTNQVPFEASNHVEIFATVLDGTPCEPPGKYRLDLEPGLEEVILRCLAHDMAARMPSMTDLMSALAPHLPGPAKAAEAPDDDATTLRMAFLPKRESPTARSAVHPATLAELRREVPLHPRGRPTDLRNLKHTIPIVGPGAVHHAPPPALPPASHDSDEFPYLPKPLAAPKAPAITTPLPIAPSWPWPKAAAPRAKMDSPPGSEIVRVPSSMPPPTAWEKFPSSLPPPSPAEPDSYGPPSPFLESGAPAITSERGRPGSMPLFPLSTKPVEPANHERSRLRVAGVMAASGAVMLVGAMALVGALWVWLGRGGPPRGSTEPAATLVSPVPPKDPTSEATPAPAASASVIVSAPATSTSTSPPGAAPSASPTPRPLSPIKTAAPAVRRAPTPSGTGTAAEPPKNRKRTINDPFGGVPF; encoded by the coding sequence ATGGATCTATCACCTCGTGACGTACAACCCGGCGACATCCTCGCCGACAAGTATCGCGTCGAGCGGGTCCTCGGCAGAGGCGGCATGGGCGTCGTCGTCGCCGCGCTGCACCTCGATCTGCACGAGAAACGCGCGATCAAGCTGATGCTCCCCAATCAGCTCGGAAACGCCGTCGCGGTGGAGCGCTTCCTCCGCGAGGCGAGGGCCACGGTGCGGCTGCGGAGCGAGCACATCACGCAGGTCTATGACGTCGGGCGCCTCGAATCCGGCGCGCCGTACATCGTCATGGAGCTGCTCCGTGGCCTCGACCTCGCGCAGCTCCTGCGCAAAACGGGGCCGCTGCCGACCGACCTCGCCGCGCTTTACGTCTTCCAGGCCTGCAAGGCCCTCGCCGAGGCCCACGGCGCGGGGATCGTGCACCGCGACATCAAACCGTCGAACCTGTTCTTGACGACCCGCCCCGATGGTTCGCCCTGCATCAAGGTGGTCGACTTCGGCATCTCGAAGCAGCTCCCCATCCCCGGCGTCGAGGCCGCCGACGTCACGCGCGACAACGACATCATGGGCTCGCTGCTCTACATGTCCCCCGAGCAAATGCGCTCGGCGAAAAACGTCGACGGACGCACCGACGTGTGGGCCCTCGGCGCCGTCCTCTACAAGCTCGTCACGAACCAGGTCCCGTTCGAGGCCTCGAATCACGTGGAGATCTTCGCCACGGTCCTCGACGGGACGCCCTGCGAGCCGCCGGGGAAATACAGGCTCGACCTCGAACCCGGGCTCGAAGAGGTGATCCTCCGCTGCCTCGCGCACGACATGGCCGCGCGCATGCCGAGCATGACCGACCTCATGAGCGCGCTCGCGCCCCATTTGCCCGGCCCCGCGAAGGCCGCCGAGGCCCCGGACGACGACGCGACCACGTTGCGCATGGCTTTCCTGCCGAAACGCGAGAGCCCCACGGCACGATCGGCCGTTCACCCGGCGACCCTCGCCGAGCTCCGCCGGGAGGTCCCGTTGCACCCACGGGGGCGCCCGACGGATCTCCGCAACCTGAAGCACACGATTCCGATCGTGGGTCCCGGGGCCGTTCACCACGCGCCGCCGCCCGCGCTCCCGCCGGCCTCGCACGATAGCGACGAGTTTCCTTATCTGCCGAAACCCCTCGCGGCGCCGAAAGCTCCCGCGATCACGACGCCGCTGCCCATTGCGCCGTCGTGGCCCTGGCCAAAGGCCGCGGCTCCGCGCGCCAAGATGGATTCGCCTCCCGGGAGCGAGATCGTCCGCGTCCCGTCCTCCATGCCGCCGCCGACGGCATGGGAAAAGTTCCCTTCGTCCCTCCCGCCGCCGTCGCCGGCCGAGCCCGATTCGTATGGCCCGCCGTCCCCATTTCTGGAGAGCGGCGCCCCGGCGATAACGTCGGAGCGGGGCAGGCCGGGCTCGATGCCCCTGTTCCCTCTCTCGACGAAGCCCGTGGAGCCCGCGAACCACGAACGCTCGCGGCTCCGCGTGGCCGGCGTGATGGCGGCGTCCGGCGCCGTCATGCTGGTCGGGGCGATGGCGCTCGTGGGCGCGTTATGGGTATGGCTGGGCAGAGGCGGGCCGCCACGCGGCTCCACGGAGCCTGCGGCGACGCTCGTTTCCCCGGTCCCGCCGAAGGACCCCACCTCCGAAGCCACGCCCGCCCCGGCCGCGTCGGCGTCCGTGATTGTATCGGCGCCGGCGACGTCCACGTCGACATCGCCCCCCGGCGCAGCTCCCTCGGCTTCACCCACGCCCCGCCCGCTGTCGCCCATCAAAACGGCGGCGCCCGCGGTCCGGCGCGCGCCCACGCCCTCCGGCACGGGCACGGCCGCCGAGCCTCCCAAGAACCGCAAACGCACGATCAACGACCCGTTTGGCGGCGTCCCCTTCTAG
- a CDS encoding AAA family ATPase encodes MGSTSSTLGLDSTFEAIEEITPGKEHVWVRARRKDDGTSWILELTGLELPSSREIALLRHEHEILEELAALPGVLHSTGLVRVGRRWALVFPGVAGRPLRDTLERGRLPLKTALRVVVSVCEVLAAVHEKGIVHKDINPDHIFYDPATGAVHLSHFGLAGRIGAKLAGAVAAQSLEGTLAYVSPEQTGRTGRPIGRTSDLYSLGVTLYELLTGTLPFTNADPLHLVHSHIARTPTPPHEVDADIPEVVSALVSKLLAKEADARYQSASGLAADLVECLLQLDERGEIQSFPLGQHDRRRTFTGASRLYGRAREVEALREAFGRASRKGAELVLVAGYAGIGKSALVQELYPDVALAHGYFVAGKCDQYNRNQPFSAVSQALRDLLRQVMTERPAEVEVLRHSLAAVLGANAALVVPLLPEIEGILGPQPEVLALGPSESQNRFDQVLQALLSVFCRPEHPLSLFLDDLQWADAASIRLLRLWLTDPGRSHLLLLGAYREQEVDAAHPLRQTLDALRRDGARVTEIHLDPLSSGDVTSLLADGLELSPDAVAKLAEHVAQKTLGNPFFVNQLVLAMIHDGDLAWSEAAGAWQWDLETIAARGVSDDVAELVAAELGRLPAETLRVLRLAACIGHQFDLGALSLVAALPPAELAVALRSAVHAGFVQTLDAREGSAHEASRYRFLHDRIQQGAYLMIPEPEGPRVHLDIGRALRARGGLDAKGALFSVVGHLNRAVKLLESAEEKLDLARLDLAAGRNAKTSTAYAYAVELLRVGLGLLPEDAWTTEYTLTRDLHAACAESEYLAGHFDEAEALFDEGLRHAQDEVERATLESVRLRLYQVAGRYAEGMVLATAALRRLGVELPETAEDANAQIAAEIEMIPAGMAGRSIEDLLTAPRMTDPRDRAVMTLLVDSAPCAYIGRPALFPLIALRMLNFSLRRGNAEASCYAYSIYGFMRIMMFGDVASGVRFSEMSLRLNEQLGDKRLRGTLLHLHGDHIQFWQRHMRDDLPVLESAFTACQEVGDAVYAGYLAFETPWQHYEIGTPLPDLLRICEGFITFARRAHNRPVELTIKVEREYFRALTGAAVGETSLAGPVFDEADALAQIHAASFGCGIAFHHILRLLQAYTFGKPAEALAEREHIRPVLGAVMAMPIEATLALYVALAHLALGGEEHLEAARKEEERLASWATHGRDNFRHKWLLVRAERARVEGRLRDAVALFDEAIDEAQRGAFLQYEALGHELAAGCLRQLGSGRAASVYVAEAIDAYERWGAHAKVEELRGRFGEVARWQRISQPAGRLRVQSDAGGLDVEALLRASSAISSELHLEHALDRVMRTILACAGAQRGALVLEQEGALRLEALASLEPDEVRVKLEAPLETRDDLPQSVIRYTSRLGEPLLLTDPAIDPRFCDDPYLRRRAPRSLLCLVLKQRGRRFGVLLLEHFEARDAFPVERAELVQILSVQAAGAIENALLYASLEDKTRELAAHGKLLAREVEERTAELRAASAHTQEQAEVLRAQSERLERELAERCQAEREREALHREVLRAQEDRLAELSTPLIPLTKGVLVMPIIGSVDKARARQILDAALAGAHAASARLVLLDLTGLRSVDTAVVSTFVETARALALLGTETVLTGIRGEVAQVLVGLDADFSGITTRSSLESGIEHALRRTGAAFRR; translated from the coding sequence ATGGGAAGCACGTCGAGTACACTCGGGCTCGATTCGACCTTCGAGGCAATCGAAGAGATCACGCCGGGCAAGGAGCACGTCTGGGTCCGCGCCCGGCGCAAGGACGACGGGACGTCGTGGATCCTCGAATTGACGGGCCTCGAGCTCCCGAGCTCCCGCGAAATTGCGCTTCTCCGTCACGAGCACGAGATCCTCGAAGAGCTCGCGGCCCTTCCCGGCGTCCTGCACAGCACGGGCCTCGTGCGGGTCGGGCGGCGCTGGGCGCTCGTGTTCCCCGGCGTCGCGGGTCGTCCGCTGCGCGACACGCTAGAGCGAGGCCGATTGCCGCTGAAAACGGCGCTCCGGGTGGTCGTGTCGGTGTGCGAGGTCCTCGCGGCCGTCCACGAAAAGGGCATCGTCCACAAGGACATCAATCCGGATCACATCTTCTACGATCCGGCGACGGGCGCAGTCCATCTCTCCCATTTCGGGCTCGCAGGTCGAATCGGGGCGAAGCTCGCCGGCGCGGTCGCGGCGCAGTCCCTCGAAGGGACGCTCGCCTATGTCTCGCCCGAGCAAACGGGGCGCACGGGGCGTCCCATCGGCCGCACGAGTGATCTGTATTCGCTCGGGGTCACGCTCTACGAGCTCCTGACAGGCACGTTGCCCTTCACGAACGCCGATCCCCTGCACCTCGTGCATAGCCACATCGCGCGGACCCCGACGCCGCCGCACGAGGTCGACGCCGACATCCCCGAGGTGGTCTCGGCCCTCGTTTCGAAGCTGCTCGCGAAGGAGGCGGACGCCCGGTACCAGAGCGCATCCGGGCTCGCGGCCGACCTCGTCGAGTGCCTGCTCCAGCTCGATGAGCGAGGCGAGATCCAATCCTTCCCGCTTGGTCAGCACGACCGGCGGCGCACCTTCACCGGAGCGTCGCGGCTCTACGGGCGCGCGCGGGAAGTCGAGGCCTTGCGCGAGGCGTTCGGGCGGGCGAGCCGCAAAGGCGCCGAGCTCGTGCTCGTGGCGGGGTATGCGGGCATCGGCAAATCAGCGCTCGTGCAGGAGCTCTACCCGGACGTCGCCCTCGCGCACGGGTATTTCGTCGCGGGAAAGTGCGACCAGTACAACCGCAATCAACCGTTCAGCGCGGTCTCGCAGGCGCTGCGGGATCTGCTGCGCCAGGTGATGACCGAGCGGCCCGCGGAGGTCGAGGTGCTCCGGCATTCGCTCGCGGCCGTGCTCGGCGCGAACGCGGCCCTCGTCGTCCCGCTCTTGCCCGAAATCGAGGGCATCCTCGGGCCCCAGCCGGAGGTCCTCGCGCTCGGGCCGTCCGAGTCGCAGAACCGCTTCGATCAGGTGCTCCAGGCGTTGCTCTCCGTCTTCTGCCGGCCCGAGCACCCGCTCTCCCTTTTCCTCGACGATCTGCAATGGGCCGACGCGGCCTCCATCCGGCTGCTCCGGCTCTGGCTCACGGATCCGGGGCGGAGCCATCTGCTCCTCCTCGGCGCCTATCGGGAGCAAGAGGTCGACGCGGCGCACCCGCTCCGGCAAACCCTCGACGCGCTCCGGCGCGACGGCGCGCGCGTGACGGAGATCCACCTCGATCCGCTCTCCTCGGGCGACGTGACGTCGCTGCTCGCCGACGGGCTCGAGCTTTCGCCCGACGCCGTCGCGAAGCTCGCGGAGCACGTCGCGCAAAAGACGCTCGGAAACCCGTTTTTCGTGAACCAGCTCGTGCTCGCCATGATCCACGACGGCGACCTCGCCTGGAGCGAGGCCGCGGGGGCGTGGCAATGGGATCTCGAGACCATCGCCGCGCGGGGCGTCAGCGATGATGTGGCCGAGCTCGTGGCGGCCGAGCTCGGGCGCTTGCCGGCCGAGACGTTGCGCGTGCTGCGGCTCGCGGCCTGCATCGGGCACCAGTTCGACCTCGGCGCGCTCTCGCTCGTCGCCGCGCTGCCGCCGGCCGAGCTCGCCGTCGCCCTCCGGAGCGCGGTGCACGCGGGATTCGTCCAGACGCTCGATGCCAGGGAGGGAAGCGCCCACGAGGCGTCGCGGTATCGCTTCCTGCACGACCGCATCCAGCAGGGCGCGTACCTGATGATCCCCGAGCCGGAGGGGCCGCGCGTGCACCTCGACATCGGCCGCGCGCTCCGAGCGCGCGGGGGGCTCGACGCAAAAGGGGCGCTCTTTTCGGTGGTCGGCCACCTCAACCGCGCGGTGAAGCTGCTCGAATCCGCCGAGGAAAAGCTCGACCTCGCGCGGCTCGACCTCGCGGCCGGGCGGAATGCCAAAACGTCGACGGCCTACGCCTACGCGGTCGAGCTCCTGCGCGTGGGGCTCGGCCTCTTGCCGGAGGACGCGTGGACGACGGAGTACACGCTCACCCGCGATTTGCACGCGGCGTGCGCCGAGAGCGAGTACCTCGCGGGGCATTTCGACGAAGCCGAGGCGCTCTTCGACGAAGGCCTGCGCCATGCACAAGACGAGGTCGAGCGCGCGACCCTGGAGAGCGTCCGCCTCCGGCTGTATCAGGTCGCGGGGCGCTACGCGGAGGGCATGGTGCTCGCGACGGCGGCGCTGCGCAGGCTCGGCGTCGAGCTGCCCGAGACGGCAGAGGATGCGAACGCGCAGATCGCGGCGGAGATCGAGATGATCCCCGCGGGAATGGCGGGCCGCAGCATCGAGGATCTCCTCACGGCGCCGCGCATGACGGACCCGCGGGATCGGGCGGTGATGACGTTGCTGGTCGATTCCGCGCCTTGCGCGTACATCGGCCGCCCGGCGCTCTTCCCGCTGATCGCGCTGCGCATGCTGAACTTCTCGCTCCGGCGCGGCAACGCGGAGGCGTCCTGCTACGCCTACAGCATCTACGGCTTCATGCGCATCATGATGTTCGGCGACGTCGCGTCCGGCGTCCGCTTCTCGGAGATGTCGCTGCGCCTGAACGAGCAATTGGGCGACAAGCGGCTCCGCGGCACGCTGCTGCATCTGCACGGGGATCACATCCAGTTCTGGCAGCGGCACATGCGCGACGATCTGCCGGTGCTGGAGAGCGCATTCACGGCGTGTCAGGAGGTCGGCGACGCGGTGTACGCGGGGTACCTCGCGTTCGAGACGCCCTGGCAACATTACGAGATCGGCACGCCGCTGCCGGATCTGCTCCGCATTTGCGAGGGGTTCATCACGTTCGCGCGGCGGGCCCACAACCGGCCCGTCGAGCTGACGATCAAGGTCGAACGGGAATACTTCCGCGCGCTCACCGGGGCCGCCGTGGGCGAGACGTCGCTCGCGGGCCCTGTGTTCGACGAGGCGGACGCCCTCGCGCAGATCCACGCGGCGAGCTTCGGCTGCGGCATCGCCTTCCACCACATTCTGCGGCTCCTGCAGGCCTACACGTTCGGAAAGCCGGCCGAGGCGCTCGCCGAGCGCGAGCACATCCGGCCCGTGCTCGGCGCGGTGATGGCGATGCCCATCGAGGCGACGCTCGCGCTCTACGTGGCGCTCGCGCACCTCGCGCTGGGCGGGGAGGAGCACCTCGAAGCCGCGCGCAAGGAGGAGGAGCGGCTCGCGTCGTGGGCCACGCACGGCCGCGACAACTTCCGGCACAAATGGCTGCTCGTGCGCGCCGAGCGCGCGCGCGTCGAGGGACGCCTCCGCGACGCGGTCGCCCTCTTCGACGAGGCCATCGATGAGGCGCAGCGCGGCGCGTTCTTGCAATACGAGGCGCTCGGGCACGAGCTTGCGGCGGGTTGCCTGCGGCAGCTCGGCTCGGGCCGCGCGGCGTCCGTGTACGTGGCCGAGGCCATCGACGCCTACGAGCGATGGGGGGCACACGCGAAGGTCGAGGAGCTGCGGGGGCGGTTCGGGGAGGTGGCGCGGTGGCAACGAATCTCGCAGCCCGCTGGGCGTCTGCGTGTCCAGAGCGACGCGGGCGGGCTCGACGTCGAGGCGCTCTTGCGCGCGTCGAGCGCCATTTCGAGCGAGCTCCACCTCGAACACGCCCTCGATCGGGTGATGCGCACGATCCTCGCCTGCGCGGGCGCGCAACGCGGCGCGCTGGTGCTCGAACAGGAAGGCGCGCTCCGCCTCGAAGCGCTGGCGTCGCTCGAACCGGACGAGGTGCGCGTCAAGCTGGAGGCCCCGCTCGAAACGCGGGACGACCTGCCGCAATCGGTCATCCGTTACACGTCGCGCCTCGGCGAGCCCTTGTTGCTCACGGATCCGGCGATCGATCCACGGTTCTGCGACGATCCCTATCTCCGGCGCCGCGCGCCTCGTTCGCTCCTTTGCCTCGTGCTCAAGCAACGCGGCCGCCGGTTCGGCGTGCTTTTGCTCGAGCATTTCGAGGCGCGCGACGCGTTCCCGGTGGAGCGCGCGGAGCTCGTCCAGATTCTGAGCGTGCAGGCGGCCGGCGCCATCGAGAACGCGCTGCTGTATGCGTCGCTGGAGGACAAGACACGCGAGCTCGCGGCGCACGGAAAGCTGCTCGCACGCGAGGTCGAGGAGCGCACGGCGGAGCTCCGCGCGGCGAGCGCGCACACGCAGGAGCAGGCGGAGGTCTTGCGGGCGCAAAGCGAGCGGCTCGAACGAGAGCTCGCGGAGCGCTGCCAGGCCGAGCGGGAGCGCGAGGCGCTGCACCGGGAGGTCCTGCGCGCGCAGGAAGACCGGCTCGCGGAGCTGTCGACGCCGCTCATCCCGCTGACAAAAGGGGTGCTCGTCATGCCGATCATCGGGAGCGTGGACAAGGCGCGCGCCCGGCAGATCCTGGACGCCGCGCTCGCCGGCGCACACGCGGCGTCCGCGCGCCTGGTGCTGCTCGATCTGACGGGGCTGCGCAGCGTCGATACGGCGGTGGTGAGCACGTTCGTGGAGACGGCGCGCGCGCTCGCGTTGCTCGGCACAGAGACGGTCCTGACGGGGATCCGCGGCGAGGTCGCCCAGGTGCTCGTCGGGCTCGACGCCGATTTCAGCGGCATCACGACACGCTCGTCGCTCGAGAGCGGCATCGAGCACGCCCTCCGGCGCACGGGCGCGGCGTTCCGGCGCTGA